One window of the Bacteroidota bacterium genome contains the following:
- a CDS encoding T9SS type A sorting domain-containing protein: MPLTNYVFEFGESGYAVQPILLNGKGYWGKFSDPGISYINGTYITSDTIDVKQGWNLIGSISYDVQTSSIISIPTGLINSLWYGYSLGYYSATYIVPGKGYWVKCNEAGKLVMFSNIMQKYSSSINVASNHVEGFNSLTISDAAGNSQKLFFGLKPQTDFDTEFYELPPTSNFSVFDARFINDGKGYILHTLNTNLNENNPAFINIASTKYPLTISWDVRNNSNVESESFLYELSDGTNDKPIELTGSGIITLTNKSISSLILNSHKGKNLPTEFSLYQNYPNPFNPFTIIKYDLPVESYVTISVYSAIGQRVTLLVAEKLEAGNHQIKFGGSSATNIGGLPSGVYFYRIEATGISDPNKSFFQVRKMLLIK, translated from the coding sequence ATGCCCTTAACTAATTATGTGTTTGAATTTGGTGAATCCGGTTACGCTGTACAACCTATACTCCTAAACGGAAAAGGATATTGGGGAAAATTTAGCGATCCAGGAATTAGCTATATCAACGGAACATATATTACAAGCGACACGATAGACGTGAAACAGGGTTGGAATTTAATCGGCTCAATTTCGTATGATGTACAAACATCATCTATAATTAGCATCCCTACGGGACTGATAAATTCATTATGGTATGGATATTCGTTGGGGTACTATTCTGCCACTTACATTGTGCCGGGTAAAGGATATTGGGTAAAGTGTAATGAAGCTGGTAAGTTGGTGATGTTTTCAAATATTATGCAAAAATATTCCTCATCAATTAATGTTGCTTCGAATCATGTCGAAGGTTTTAATTCGTTGACTATCTCCGACGCCGCTGGTAACTCACAAAAGCTATTCTTCGGTTTGAAACCGCAAACTGATTTCGATACAGAGTTCTACGAATTACCCCCCACATCGAACTTCAGTGTATTTGATGCCCGGTTCATTAACGATGGAAAGGGATACATATTACATACTCTTAATACAAATTTGAACGAAAATAACCCCGCATTCATTAACATTGCATCAACAAAATATCCATTGACAATATCGTGGGACGTTAGAAATAATTCAAACGTAGAAAGCGAATCATTTTTATATGAATTATCAGATGGTACAAACGATAAACCTATTGAGCTTACCGGGAGCGGTATAATAACATTAACTAATAAATCAATAAGTAGTTTAATTTTAAATTCCCATAAAGGAAAGAACCTGCCCACAGAATTTTCATTATATCAGAATTATCCCAATCCATTCAATCCGTTTACAATTATTAAATACGATTTACCCGTCGAATCTTATGTAACTATTAGCGTGTACAGTGCAATCGGTCAACGCGTTACACTACTCGTAGCAGAAAAATTAGAAGCAGGAAATCATCAAATTAAATTTGGCGGTTCATCCGCCACAAATATAGGCGGATTGCCAAGCGGCGTGTACTTCTATCGCATTGAAGCAACCGGTATCTCCGATCCAAATAAATCATTCTTTCAAGTTCGGAAGATGCTATTGATCAAGTAA
- the nikR gene encoding nickel-responsive transcriptional regulator NikR encodes MKKINRFGISMEDSLLRQFDKLISQKGYTNRSEAVRDLVREKIIEENIEATNEEVYGALVFIYDHHKRELEKNLSNLQHDYFKNIVSTTHVHIDHDTCLEMIIVRGQTKLLKNIAERLLSFKGVLNGKLTLTSSIKNKLSNNTRNLK; translated from the coding sequence ATGAAGAAAATAAATAGATTCGGGATATCAATGGAGGATTCTCTCCTCCGGCAATTCGACAAGCTTATTTCGCAAAAGGGATATACAAATCGTTCGGAAGCTGTTCGCGACCTTGTGCGCGAAAAGATTATCGAAGAAAATATTGAAGCAACAAACGAAGAAGTTTACGGGGCTTTGGTATTTATTTACGACCACCACAAAAGGGAATTGGAAAAAAACCTCTCCAACCTACAGCACGATTATTTCAAAAATATTGTCTCTACAACTCACGTTCATATCGACCACGACACTTGTCTTGAAATGATAATCGTGCGAGGGCAGACTAAATTGCTTAAAAATATCGCTGAAAGGTTATTGAGCTTCAAAGGTGTCTTAAACGGTAAACTTACTCTTACATCATCAATAAAAAATAAATTATCCAACAATACAAGGAACCTAAAATGA
- a CDS encoding multiheme c-type cytochrome: MKKLIWMLLLIIFIPALLVGQEIKVGDEALGTRKYADFEKPEVCGSSCHIDFYQQWKQAMMSQAYTHHWDEIEYFKLAVPHADKEPKVAGVKAGCNGCHSPIAFLAGDVPPPKPEANSRANESVSCDFCHTVTGFKGDIPHNYNYISEPGKTKYGNREGVVSPAHKTMYSPFHKSADFCGTCHNEMSPYDVWVKSTHLEWKEGPYAKEGVRCQDCHMTYATGHNAAMASELPDVAQHLFHGAHDPGKVRGVIEIRIHPDIREVEPGEKVKFTAALFNQKTGHKFPTGSAEERLLWMHTEAKDAKGNVYHLKVDKKGFAGEEYTIAANTLAYQDMGIPLNIPDFKGIQRNGIPEGDRIFRLPYLDPQGRMTIMQWNTASFATDYRIGPRETKLETFTWTIPNDAAPGPMTVRAALYYQKLPTPVAEFLGVPKEESDPLEVNFHETTINIIK, from the coding sequence ATGAAAAAATTAATTTGGATGTTGTTACTAATCATTTTTATACCCGCGCTTTTAGTAGGTCAGGAGATAAAAGTTGGCGATGAAGCTTTGGGAACACGGAAGTATGCCGACTTTGAGAAACCCGAGGTATGCGGCAGTTCCTGTCATATCGACTTTTATCAACAATGGAAACAAGCGATGATGTCGCAAGCATACACACATCACTGGGATGAAATCGAGTATTTCAAGCTTGCAGTTCCACACGCAGATAAAGAACCAAAAGTTGCGGGTGTTAAAGCCGGTTGCAACGGATGCCACTCACCGATTGCATTCCTCGCTGGTGATGTTCCCCCGCCAAAGCCGGAAGCAAATAGCCGCGCAAACGAATCAGTCTCGTGCGATTTTTGCCATACAGTTACAGGGTTTAAGGGAGATATACCACATAATTACAACTACATTTCGGAGCCGGGTAAAACAAAATACGGAAACCGCGAAGGTGTAGTATCTCCCGCTCACAAAACGATGTATTCTCCTTTTCACAAGTCAGCCGACTTCTGCGGAACTTGCCACAACGAAATGAGTCCGTACGATGTTTGGGTAAAATCAACACACCTCGAATGGAAAGAAGGTCCGTATGCGAAGGAAGGTGTTAGGTGTCAGGATTGCCACATGACTTACGCAACAGGACATAATGCAGCGATGGCTTCTGAGCTTCCGGATGTTGCACAGCACCTCTTTCACGGTGCGCACGATCCAGGGAAAGTTCGTGGTGTAATTGAAATCCGTATCCATCCGGATATACGAGAAGTTGAGCCGGGAGAGAAAGTGAAATTTACCGCTGCTTTGTTTAATCAAAAAACCGGGCATAAGTTTCCAACTGGTTCGGCAGAAGAACGGCTTCTATGGATGCACACCGAAGCGAAAGATGCAAAGGGAAATGTATATCATCTGAAAGTTGATAAGAAAGGTTTTGCCGGTGAAGAATATACAATTGCTGCAAATACACTTGCGTATCAGGATATGGGAATACCATTAAACATCCCAGACTTCAAAGGAATTCAGAGGAATGGAATTCCAGAAGGCGACCGTATATTTCGATTACCTTATCTTGATCCGCAAGGACGGATGACAATAATGCAGTGGAACACAGCTTCGTTTGCAACAGATTACCGGATTGGACCGCGAGAAACAAAATTAGAAACATTTACATGGACAATCCCCAACGACGCTGCGCCCGGACCGATGACCGTTAGAGCAGCGTTATATTATCAAAAGCTTCCGACACCTGTGGCTGAGTTTTTAGGTGTGCCTAAAGAAGAATCCGATCCGCTCGAAGTAAATTTCCACGAGACCACAATAAATATTATTAAATAA
- a CDS encoding Nramp family divalent metal transporter translates to MIKKIKYFLNDLRNKKQHKPRFAASDLLKYIGPGLLVTVGFIDPGNWASNLAAGSDYGYSLLWVITLSTIMLIILQHNVAHLGIATGLCLSEATTKHLKPWTGRGILTTAMLASAATSMAEILGAAIALNMLFSIPLKIGAVMALIFVGIMLFTNSYKVIEKWIIGFVSIIGLAFIYELYLVDINWSVAAASWLTPSIPKGSMIIVMSVLGAVVMPHNLFLHSEIIQSRQWNIEDDKIIKRQLDYEFLDTLFSMIIGWAINSAMILLAAATFFQSNIPVSELQQAENLLTPLLGKAASFVFAIALLFAGIASSITSGMAGGTIFAGFFTEPYDIKDNHSKLGVGVSLVSALLIIFFITDPFKGLIYSQMFLSIQLPITVFLQIYLTSSKRVMGKYANKPLTKFTLIIIGIIVAGLNILLLLSMFFPIGIN, encoded by the coding sequence ATGATTAAAAAAATAAAATATTTCTTAAACGATTTAAGAAACAAGAAACAGCATAAACCTCGGTTTGCCGCCAGTGATTTGTTGAAATACATAGGGCCAGGTTTGTTGGTTACTGTAGGATTCATCGATCCGGGTAATTGGGCTTCCAACCTCGCAGCAGGTTCCGATTATGGGTATTCTTTGTTGTGGGTGATTACACTCTCAACCATTATGCTGATTATTTTGCAACACAACGTTGCTCATTTAGGTATCGCGACCGGCTTATGCTTATCCGAAGCAACGACCAAACATCTCAAGCCCTGGACGGGCAGAGGAATTTTAACGACCGCAATGCTGGCTTCGGCTGCAACTTCGATGGCAGAAATTTTAGGTGCTGCAATAGCTTTGAATATGCTTTTTAGTATTCCTCTTAAAATAGGCGCCGTGATGGCGCTTATCTTTGTCGGTATTATGTTGTTTACAAATTCTTACAAAGTCATCGAAAAATGGATAATAGGATTTGTTTCAATTATCGGGTTGGCATTCATTTATGAATTGTATTTAGTGGATATAAATTGGAGTGTCGCCGCTGCAAGTTGGTTGACACCTTCGATACCGAAAGGTTCAATGATTATTGTAATGAGCGTGCTTGGTGCCGTTGTAATGCCGCATAATTTATTTTTACATTCAGAAATAATTCAGAGCCGACAATGGAATATTGAGGACGATAAAATTATTAAACGGCAATTGGATTATGAGTTTTTAGATACTTTGTTCTCGATGATTATCGGTTGGGCAATAAACAGTGCAATGATATTATTGGCTGCTGCAACTTTTTTTCAAAGCAATATCCCTGTTTCCGAATTACAGCAAGCCGAAAATTTGTTGACGCCTCTACTTGGCAAAGCTGCCTCTTTCGTTTTTGCAATCGCACTGTTATTTGCAGGAATTGCTTCTTCTATTACTTCCGGCATGGCAGGAGGAACTATTTTTGCCGGATTTTTTACCGAACCTTACGATATTAAAGATAACCACTCAAAGTTAGGTGTGGGTGTCTCACTCGTTTCTGCTTTACTGATTATTTTTTTCATTACTGATCCGTTCAAAGGTTTGATTTATTCTCAAATGTTTTTAAGTATCCAACTTCCTATTACTGTTTTTTTACAAATCTACCTTACATCCTCCAAACGTGTAATGGGAAAATATGCTAACAAACCTTTAACAAAATTCACACTCATAATCATCGGCATTATCGTTGCAGGGTTGAATATTTTACTTCTGTTAAGTATGTTCTTCCCTATCGGAATTAATTAG